In one window of Solanum pennellii chromosome 2, SPENNV200 DNA:
- the LOC107011918 gene encoding ribonucleoside-diphosphate reductase small chain, whose product MPLIPEEPLLASNPDRFCMFPIQYPQIWEMYKKAMASFWTVEEVDLSTDTRHWENLTSGERHFITHVLAFFAASDGIVLENLAGRFMKDVQVAEARAFYGFQIAIENIHSEMYSLLLESYIKDSDEKSKLFRAIETIPCVEKKAKWALRWIDGSETFAERLVAFACVEGIFFSGSFCSIFWLKKRGLMPGLTFSNELISRDEGLHCDFACLLYSLLRTKLTEERVRGIVADAVEIEREFVCDALPCALVGMNGDLMSKYIEFVADRLLDALGYDKMYNAQNPFDWMELISLQGKTNFFEKRVGEYQKASVMSSLNGNGDTHEFKLDEDF is encoded by the coding sequence ATGCCTCTTATCCCAGAAGAGCCTTTGCTCGCCTCTAACCCAGATCGATTCTGTATGTTCCCAATTCAGTATCCACAGATTTGGGAAATGTACAAGAAAGCCATGGCATCTTTCTGGACGGTAGAAGAAGTCGATCTCTCCACCGATACTCGTCACTGGGAAAACCTAACATCCGGTGAAAGGCATTTCATCACTCATGTTCTTGCCTTTTTTGCCGCCTCAGACGGCATCGTTTTAGAGAACCTCGCTGGAAGGTTCATGAAAGATGTCCAGGTTGCCGAGGCTCGTGCTTTCTATGGGTTCCAAATCGCCATTGAGAATATCCATTCCGAGATGTACAGTTTGCTGTTGGAGTCGTACATCAAGGATTCTGACGAAAAGAGCAAATTGTTCCGTGCAATTGAGACAATCCCTTGTGTTGAAAAGAAGGCGAAATGGGCCCTTCGTTGGATCGATGGGTCCGAAACCTTCGCTGAGCGTTTGGTGGCTTTTGCTTGTGTTGAAGGGATTTTCTTCAGCGGAAGCTTCTGTTCGATATTCTGGTTGAAAAAACGGGGGTTAATGCCTGGATTAACCTTCTCAAATGAGTTAATTTCAAGAGACGAAGGTTTGCACTGTGATTTTGCGTGTTTGCTTTACAGTTTGCTAAGGACGAAGCTAACTGAGGAGCGAGTCAGGGGAATTGTTGCAGATGCTGTGGAGATAGAAAGGGAGTTCGTGTGTGATGCTCTTCCTTGTGCTCTGGTGGGAATGAATGGAGATTTGATGAGTAAATACATAGAGTTTGTAGCTGACAGATTGTTGGATGCTTTGGGTTATGACAAGATGTACAATGCTCAGAATCCATTTGATTGGATGGAGCTGATTAGTTTACAAGGGAAGACTAATTTCTTTGAGAAGAGAGTTGGGGAGTATCAGAAAGCCTCAGTTATGTCCAGTTTGAATGGTAATGGTGATACCCATGAATTCAAGCTGGACGAGGACTTTTAA
- the LOC107008768 gene encoding zinc finger protein 511, with amino-acid sequence MAMEFDRQIELGFPFWSPTRRRFGPDDPFFAYGNIQRELLAKQVALDLTEEENQLVQNTITDDEISNLFCPIIGCGAQMKNLDDFEDHYVTRHTASCSVCSRVYPTSRLLSIHVSEAHDSFFQAKAARGFPMYECLVEGCDVKLKSYNSRQQHLVDKHKFPASYEFFRKARPSKKQRLKPHHKQASNKTQETSSAMQVEEETIDNLVSAVSKLTTSDSPSAISFGRSRARGLSFVPRAVNRQRGPVTSTGGTKN; translated from the exons atggcGATGGAGTTTGATAGGCAAATCGAATTAGGGTTTCCGTTCTGGAGCCCAACTCGTCGACGTTTTGGTCCTGATGATCCCTTCTTCGCTTACGGTAACATTCAAAGAGAGCTTCTCGCTAAGCAG GTTGCATTGGATTTGACTGAAGAAGAGAACCAGTTAGTTCAAAATACTATCACAGATGACGAAATCAG CAATCTCTTCTGTCCAATCATTGGTTGTGGTGCACAGATGAAAAATCTGGATGACTTTGAAGACCACTATGTTACACGACATACTGCATCTTGTTCTGTCTGCTCTCGAGTTTACCCAACATCACGCCTGCTCAGCATACATGTGTCAGAGGCTCATGATTCCTTTTTTCAGGCAAAAGCTGCTCGAGGCTTTCCCATG TATGAGTGCCTTGTGGAAGGTTGTGATGTCAAGTTGAAAAGCTACAATAGCAGGCAGCAACATCTAGTTGACAAGCATAAATTTCCAGCATCTTATGAGTTCTTCAGAAAAGCTCGTCCATCAAAAAAACAGAGGCTGAAGCCGCATCATAAACAAGCATCGAATAAGACTCAGGAGACGTCAAGTGCAATGCAAGTTGAGGAAGAAACAATAGACAATCTCGTTTCAGCGGTATCGAAATTAACCACTTCGGATTCTCCTTCAGCAATCAGCTTTGGCCGTAGTAGGGCTCGTGGATTGTCATTTGTGCCTCGTGCAGTTAATCGGCAGAGAGGACCAGTCACCTCAACTGGTGGAACAAAAAACTAG
- the LOC107008766 gene encoding peroxidase 51 has product MERLRGLYVLILAIILILGGAEGELVENFYGFTCPNVEFIVQQAVSLKFSQTFVTIPATLRLFFHDCFVEGCDASVMIASPNGDAEKDSKDNLSLAGDGFDTVVKAKQAVEAQCPGVVSCADILAIATRDVVVLAGGPSYNVELGRRDGLISQASRVAGKLPEPDFNLIQLNTMFARHNLSQFDMIALSGAHTLGFSHCDRFANRLYSFTPSNPVDPSLDPEYAKELKDMCPQNVDPTIAINMDPATPRTFDNEYYKNLVKGKGLFTSDQVLFTDESSQGTVSDFANNAFDFNGAFVTAMRKLGRVGVKTGGQGEIRLDCTRFNS; this is encoded by the exons ATGGAGAGATTGAGGGGCTTGTATGTGTTGATCTTGGCAATCATATTGATCCTCGGCGGAGCTGAAGGGGAGCTAGTAGAGAACTTCTATGGTTTTACTTGTCCTAATGTGGAATTTATAGTTCAGCAAGCTGTGTCTCTAAAGTTCAGCCAGACTTTTGTCACTATTCCAGCGACTTTGCGTCTCTTTTTCCATGATTGCTTTGTTGAG GGGTGTGACGCATCTGTTATGATAGCTTCACCAAATGGAGACGCGGAAAAGGATTCCAAGGATAACCTTTCCCTTGCAGGAGATGGCTTTGACACTGTGGTAAAGGCAAAACAAGCAGTAGAGGCTCAGTGCCCTGGAGTAGTATCATGTGCAGATATCTTAGCTATCGCCACTAGAGATGTTGTGGTGCTG GCAGGGGGCCCTTCATACAATGTAGAATTGGGACGTCGTGATGGGCTCATCTCCCAGGCATCTCGGGTTGCTGGAAAATTGCCAGAACCTGACTTCAATCTCATTCAACTGAACACTATGTTTGCCAGACACAATCTCAGCCAGTTTGACATGATAGCTCTTTCAGGGGCTCACACACTTGGCTTCTCTCATTGTGACCGTTTTGCAAACCGTCTCTACTCATTTACCCCATCCAACCCTGTTGACCCGTCTTTGGATCCAGAATATGCTAAAGAACTTAAGGATATGTGCCCTCAAAATGTAGATCCAACTATCGCTATAAACATGGACCCTGCAACTCCACGAACCTTTGACAATGAGTATTACAAGAATCTGGTTAAAGGAAAGGGTTTGTTCACCTCAGATCAGGTGCTCTTCACTGATGAATCTTCTCAAGGCACTGTTAGTGATTTTGCTAATAATGCTTTCGACTTCAATGGAGCTTTTGTCACTGCAATGAGAAAACTCGGAAGGGTTGGTGTCAAAACTGGTGGCCAAGGTGAAATAAGACTGGACTGCACCAGGTTTAACTCATGA
- the LOC107008834 gene encoding protein NUCLEAR FUSION DEFECTIVE 4-like, which translates to MVRLKERFSLFFNNRWLVFVAAMWIQSFAGIGYLFGSISPIIKSSLNYNQRQVARLGVAKDLGDSVGFLAGTLSEILPLWAALLVGAIQNFIGYGWVWLIVTGRSPTLPLWLMCFLIFIGTNGETYFNTAALVSGVQNFPKSRGPVVGILKGFAGLGGAIMTQIYALIHSPDHASLIFMIAVGPAMVAIALMFIIRPVGGHRQVRPSDGFSFSLIYSICLILASYLMGVMLVQDLVDVSHTVTTIFTGILFVLLLIPVVIPISLTFSQETRVPSEEALLSESQKQDPGVSGHDQEIIFSEVEDEKPKDVDLLPALERQKRIAQLQAKLAQAAAEGAVRVKRRRTPHRGEDFTLMQALIKADFWIIFFSLLFGSGSGLTVIDNLGQMSQSLGYDNTHVFVSMISIWNFLGRVGGGYFSEIIVRDHAYPRHAAMAIAQVVMAFGHFFFAMGWPGAMYIGTLLVGLGYGAHWAIVPAAASELFGLKNFGALYNFLTIANPAGSLVFSGVIASSIYDSEAEKQAQQRHPGQWNGTSFFSSFLAVDEPLKCEGAICFFWTSLILCGLCIVASILSMILVYRTKTVYSSLYGKSRT; encoded by the exons ATGGTTCGTTTGAAAGAGAGATTTAGTTTGTTCTTCAATAACAGATGGCTTGTATTCGTAGCTGCAATGTGGATTCAGAGTTTTGCTGGCATTGGATATTTATTCGGCAGTATTTCTCCCATCATTAAGAGCTCTTTGAATTATAATCAGAGGCAAGTAGCCAGATTGGGTGTTGCTAAGGACTTGGGCGATAGTGTTGGATTTCTGGCTGGGACTTTATCCGAAATCTTGCCTTTATGGGCTGCTCTTCTTGTGGGTGCTATTCAGAACTTTATTGGTTATGGCTGGGTTTGGCTCATCGTCACCGGCCGATCTCCTACTCTTCCTTTATGGCTT ATGTGCTTTCTTATATTTATAGGAACAAATGGAGAAACCTACTTTAATACAGCCGCACTTGTCTCAGGTGTGCAAAATTTCCCTAAAAGCCGTGGCCCTGTGGTGGGAATACTTAAGGGATTTGCTGGGTTGGGTGGTGCAATTATGACTCAAATATATGCACTGATCCATTCCCCTGATCATGCTTCACTTATATTTATGATTGCTGTGGGACCGGCAATGGTGGCTATCGCCCTCATGTTTATAATTAGGCCTGTTGGTGGCCATAGACAAGTCAGACCATCTGATGGTTTCAGTTTTTCGTTAATTTACAGCATTTGCCTCATTTTAGCTTCTTACCTGATGGGCGTCATGCTTGTTCAAGACCTCGTTGATGTTAGCCACACAGTCACTACAATCTTCACTGGGATTTTGTTCGTTTTATTGCTTATTCCTGTGGTGATTCCCATCTCATTGACTTTCTCGCAAGAAACTAGAGTACCATCAGAAGAGGCTCTTTTATCTGAGTCACAAAAACAAGATCCTGGAGTATCTGGACATGATCAGGAAATTATATTTAGTGAGGTTGAAGATGAGAAGCCTAAGGATGTAGACTTGCTTCCAGCATTAGAAAGGCAAAAAAGAATTGCCCAACTGCAAGCAAAACTAGCCCAAGCAGCTGCAGAAGGAGCAGTGAGGGTCAAAAGAAGACGGACCCCTCATAGAGGGGAGGACTTTACCCTAATGCAGGCTTTGATAAAGGCAGACTTTTGGATTATATTCTTCTCACTACTTTTTGGTTCTGGATCTGGTTTAACCGTAATTGATAACTTGGGCCAGATGAGCCAATCTTTAGGATATGATAACACACATGTATTTGTTTCCATGATCAGCATATGGAACTTCCTCGGTCGTGTTGGGGGTGGATACTTTTCTGAAATAATTGTGAG AGATCATGCCTACCCAAGACATGCAGCCATGGCTATTGCCCAAGTTGTAATGGCTTTCGGGCATTTCTTCTTTGCCATGGGCTGGCCAGGGGCTATGTACATTGGTACTCTTCTGGTAGGGCTCGGTTATGGGGCTCATTGGGCTATCGTACCAGCTGCTGCTTCCGAATTGTTTGGCTTAAAGAATTTTGGTGCTTTGTACAATTTCCTCACTATTGCAAACCCAGCTGGTTCACTAGTATTCTCAGGTGTTATTGCTAGTAGTATATATGATAGTGAAGCTGAAAAGCAAGCTCAACAGCGTCATCCCGGCCAATGGAATGGGAcatcttttttttcaagctttcTAGCTGTGGATGAACCTTTAAAGTGTGAAGGTGCCATATGCTTCTTCTGGACTTCCTTAATACTTTGTGGACTCTGCATCGTTGCTTCTATTCTAAGCATGATTCTGGTTTACCGAACAAAGACTGTATACTCTAGTCTTTACGGAAAATCTCGTACATAA